GACCGTGACCGGCACCGGCCGCGTCGCGATCGTGTCGAACGGCCCGACCTTGTCCAGCGGCCGCCCGTCGACCTGCACCGAGATCTCGGCGCCGTAGCGCGCGTTCTCGTAGAGCACGGCGGTGAGCGTCGCCACGTCCTGCCGCGCCCGCGCGATCAGCCCGGTCAGGCCCGATGCCGGCGTCTTCTGCCGTTCGACCAAAGCCGAGGCCCGCCGGAGCTGCTTCTCCAGCTTCGAGTCGGCGCCCGTGACGGTCAGCGTCACGGCATAGGCGACCGGATCGGGGATGACTTCGGCCGGCGCGTTCTTCTTGAACGGCCAGAAATCGCTGAGCGCCGCCGCCGATGGCTCCGCCGTCCCGGCGGCCACGGCCAGGACAAGCAGCGAGGCCAGCAGCGGGCGAGGGGATACGCGACAACGCAAAACAACAGCTTCCCATCGATCGGGGACCGCGGCGAGAAGCCCCCGATTAGAGCCGGTTAACCGCAACAATCGCTGAAGTCTGCCGCTTATTCATGAAGGCGGAGTGTAGCCATAAATATCTAGGCCGTTGTCACAAAATCGAACGCCCGCCGCGGAGGACCGCAACGGGCGTTTCGGGAAATCGAAAGCGTACGAAGCTGTACTAGGCGACGTCGTGCCGGGTGCCGTCCTCGCGGGCGTGCGGCAGCACGGCCTCGCCTTCCGACGGCAGGCTGGTGATCAGCGCCAGCAGCTTGCGCTTCAACTGCGGATCCTTGATCGCCCACAGCGCGCGCAGGATATCGACATCGACCTGGGACACATCGAACTTCGGGGCGGGAGCGGCGGTCAGCGCATCCATGTTGCCGCCGGCGCCGTCGAAGAAATACGAAATCTCGACGCCGAGCAGGGTCGCGAATTCGAAGAGGCGGCTGGCGCTGACGCGGTTGGTGCCCTTCTCGTATTTCTGCACCTGCTGGAAGGTGATGCCGGAGGCCTCACCGAGCTGGGTCTGGGAAAGTTTGCGCGAGGTCCGCGCCAGGCGAAGCTTGTGGCCGACGAAACGATCGACCGGATGGATATCAGTCTTTTCCACGAAATCTCTTCTCCACGAACATCGTCATATCAACCTACCGCGATCAATCTGGCCACGTACAGCACCTGGCGATCACAAGTGGTATGCGGCATATGCGACACGTAAGCCTGTGCGCCAATGGTTAAGTCACTGTTAACCTTTAGATCGCGCTCGCCGGCGCAGTACAATCAGGGCACTCGTGCCGTGTAGACCGCCGTCGCATCTCGCCCTAGGATAGGCGGGATAGGAAAATAGTCGTGCAGCAGAGTGCAACCCGCCAGGCACGGCTGCGCCTTTTGGGCAGCCCCGGCTTCATCGACGCCACCGGCGCCCCGGTGGCCTTGCCGGCGCGCGCCGGCATTCTCGTCCTCTACATCCTGACGACCGTCCGCGAGCTGACGGTGCCGCGCGCCCAGCTCGCCTCCTTCCTCTGGCCGGATGCCGCCAAGGCGAACGCGAACCTGCGCCAGCTCCTCACCCGGCTGAGCGCAACCCAGCGCGCCGCCGGCATCGACTTCGTCCGCTACGACCGCGTCAGCGTCACGCTCAACCTCGCCGGCGCCTCGGTCGACCTGCTCGATCTGCAGGGCGCGCTCGGCAAGCTCGACTGGTCCAACTGGCAGCCATGCATCGACGCCTATCGCAGCGAGTTGCTCGACGGCGTCGCGGTGGCCGAGAGCGACCTGTCCGGCTGGCTCGAGATCAACCGCCGATCGACGCGCGATGCGTTCCTGGCGGCGTTCGGCGAACTGCTGGAATCGCCCGGTGCCCGCGGCAACCCGCGCACGGTGCAGGAGATCGCCTCCCGCGTGCTGGAGATCGACCCGTGCTGCGAGCCGGCGTATCGCGCGATGATGCGCGCCTTCGCCGCGGCCGGTGCCGTCGATCTGGTCGCAGCGACCTTCGAGAGATGCCGCAGCACGATCGAGCGCGAGCTCGGCGCCGTGCCGCAACCCGCCACGCTCGCCACCTTCCACCGCCTGCAGGCCGAGGCCGGGCCGGTGCGGATCACCTCGCCCGCCGCCGCGGCGCGCAGTCAGGTGCCGCCGACCGGCGACCTGCTGTTGCGGGCCGAGCTGCCGCGCCTCGTCATCCTGCCGCCGCCGCCTGACGGCCGCGACGCCACGCTGGTCGACCTCGCCTCGCTGGTGCTCGACGACACCATCGTCGGCCTCTGCAACCTCCGCACCATCCGCGTCGTCGCCCCGCACACGTCGTGGGAATTGTCCGGCAAGTTCGACGAAGACACGGCGCACCGCTTCAACATCGGCTACGCGCTGGAGACGGCGTTCCGCCGCCGCGGCGAGATCGATCTTCTCGCCGTGCGCCTGTTCGATACGCGCACCCGCGACATCGCCTGGGCCGACACCTACGCGCTTGCCGCCGACAGCCTCGCCGCCTCGCATCGCGCGCTGTCGAGCGCCATCACCTCGTCGCTCGCCGACGCCATCGAATATGCCGAGGTCGCGCGCCACGAGCGCGAGGACCATCCGCAGGCTTATTACTGGTACCTGATGGGCCAGCGCGACCTGCGCTACATGGACCTGCCGGCGGTCCGCCGCGCGCTGCGCCACTTCCGCACCGCCGTCACCGCCGATCCGTCTTTCGCCCCGGCGTACAGCGGCAGCGCCCGCGCCACGCAGCGCCAGTGGCTGGTGCTCGGCCGCGGCGACACCGATCTGCTCGACGAGGCGGAGCAGATCGGCGCCCGCGCCGTCAGCCTCGATCATCGCGACGCGCGCGGCTATCGCGAGATCGCGCTCTGCAATCTCTATCGCCGCCGCTGGGACGACGCGGTCGCCAACTTCACCGAGGCCGAGCGCCTCGGGCCGCAATACGCCGACCTCATCTCCGACTTCGGCGATGCGCTCGGCCACGCCGGTGAGCCGGCCAAGGGTCTCCTGAAAGTGCAGCGGGCGATGGAGCTCAATCCGATCCCGCCCGACCAGTATTGGTGGAATGCCGCCGGCCTCCACTTCCAGCTCCGCAATTACGAGGAAGCGCTGGCCGCGATCCAGAACATGGGCGACCCGTTGCCGGCTTTGCGAATTGCCGCCGCGGCCTGGGCCTATCTCGGCAACCGCGCCGAGGCGCAGAAGTGCGCCGCGCGTTTCCTGCAGTCGTATCCCGACTTCCGCATCGCCCACTGGCTGTCGATCGTGCCGGACAAAAACCCCGACGATCAGCGCCACTACGAGGTCGGCCTGAAGATGGCCGGCTTCGAATAGAAGTTATCCACAGGCCGGCTCCGCGAGTCACGCCGGTATAACGCCGCCTCCAATCCACTTCGCCCTGTCGAAAGCTGAAACCGCCGTCCTGCGTGCGCGTTTGCGTATGCCTGTCGGCAAGGAGGACTCATGGCGAAATATTTCCTGATCGGTGAAGCCGGCGACGAGGGCATGTGGCTCGTCGACGTCGAGAGCAAGTCGGTCGAGCGCATTGACGATCGCGATGCCGCTGGCGACCTCGCCGGCGACACGACGGTCCGCGGCATCGACCTCGCGGTCGTGTCGGAGAGCCGCTCGGGCCCGTCCGCGCACAACCGCCTCCAGGTTGCTCACTGAGGCCCATAGCGGCCGTCTGAACGACAATCTCGTGCCGCGCCCCGAACGGGGCGCGGCACGCGTCCGTGCGCATATCGCGGAGCTGCAGGGCCGCAGCGGCGCCCACGCCGGCAACGACCGCGCGCTGTCGTCGCGCCAGGCCGCCGATGTCGCCCGCGCCTGCTTCCCGCAACTGGGCATCACGCGGCTTGCCCGCGTCACCGGTTTGGACCGCATCGGCGTCCCGGTGTGGACCGCGATCCGGCCGAACGCCGCCTCCCTTTCCGTCTCGCAGGGCAAGGGCATCGACGACGACGCGGCCATCGCCTCCGCCATCTTCGAGGCGGCCGAGATCGCCGTCGCCGAGCGGCCGCACCCGGCCGCCTTCAGCGCCTCCGCCGCGAGCCTCGCCGCCGCCGGCCGCGCCGTGCTCGACGCCGGCCGTTACCTCCGCAAGGGCG
The sequence above is drawn from the Bauldia sp. genome and encodes:
- a CDS encoding helix-turn-helix domain-containing protein — translated: MEKTDIHPVDRFVGHKLRLARTSRKLSQTQLGEASGITFQQVQKYEKGTNRVSASRLFEFATLLGVEISYFFDGAGGNMDALTAAPAPKFDVSQVDVDILRALWAIKDPQLKRKLLALITSLPSEGEAVLPHAREDGTRHDVA
- a CDS encoding BTAD domain-containing putative transcriptional regulator, producing the protein MQQSATRQARLRLLGSPGFIDATGAPVALPARAGILVLYILTTVRELTVPRAQLASFLWPDAAKANANLRQLLTRLSATQRAAGIDFVRYDRVSVTLNLAGASVDLLDLQGALGKLDWSNWQPCIDAYRSELLDGVAVAESDLSGWLEINRRSTRDAFLAAFGELLESPGARGNPRTVQEIASRVLEIDPCCEPAYRAMMRAFAAAGAVDLVAATFERCRSTIERELGAVPQPATLATFHRLQAEAGPVRITSPAAAARSQVPPTGDLLLRAELPRLVILPPPPDGRDATLVDLASLVLDDTIVGLCNLRTIRVVAPHTSWELSGKFDEDTAHRFNIGYALETAFRRRGEIDLLAVRLFDTRTRDIAWADTYALAADSLAASHRALSSAITSSLADAIEYAEVARHEREDHPQAYYWYLMGQRDLRYMDLPAVRRALRHFRTAVTADPSFAPAYSGSARATQRQWLVLGRGDTDLLDEAEQIGARAVSLDHRDARGYREIALCNLYRRRWDDAVANFTEAERLGPQYADLISDFGDALGHAGEPAKGLLKVQRAMELNPIPPDQYWWNAAGLHFQLRNYEEALAAIQNMGDPLPALRIAAAAWAYLGNRAEAQKCAARFLQSYPDFRIAHWLSIVPDKNPDDQRHYEVGLKMAGFE